The Nitratidesulfovibrio sp. SRB-5 genomic sequence GCTGTTCGGGCCAGCACAACAGGCCGAACAGTGGAAACAGTGCGCTATTATTATCCAACGGAAACATCTCGAGCGTAGAAGCGTGTGACGCCGAGCCTTGGCGGCGGCACATGCGTCGCAACGGGGGCGTGGGCAAGGCGCCCAAGTGGGATAGAGGTAGCGGGAGCATTTCGCGCATTCGCGTTCCCGGAGGCAGATCACCCGAAGGCGCTTTGGCCGAGGGTAGCTGCCGACGGAAGGAACGCGGCGCAAGATACGTTGGGGGTCCAGGGGTGGCGAAGCCCCCCTGGAGCGCGGGGATGCAAGGGGTCGCCGCTCTGCGGCCCCTTGCCCGTCGGAGACATAACGAAATCGAGGGTAATCAACAGGGCAGGGTTGTCTTCGTAGAGGCCGCGGCCAGCGGCGCGCGACATCTCTCTTGCCTCCCGCCGGAGGCATAACGAAATCGAGCGTGGGCAAACGGGCTGGCGTGTCTTCGTAGAGGCCGTGCCCATCACTGCGCTCCCTCTCCCAATCCCCCTTATCGCCCCGCGCCTCTGCCCCCCCTTACGGCACCAGCCGCAACACATCCTCCTGCTTGCCGATGACCACCAGCGCATCCCCGCGCTCCAGGGTTTCATGCGCCTGCGGCACAAAGCGATACTCCTTGCCGCCCGCAGGCTTCACGGCCACCACCATGACCCCGTAGTCGTTGACCAGCTTCAGGTCCAGCAGGGTGCGGCCCGCCCACTTGTCCACCATCAGCTCCTGGACCAGCACCCCGCCGCCCAGGGGCAGCAGGTCGAGCATGCCGGGGTTGGCCAGCCGGTGGGCCACATGGGTGGCCACGTCGTGTTCGGGCAGGATCACCAGATCCACGCCAAGCCGCGTGAGCACCTTGCGGTGTTCGATGGAGGCCGCCTTGACCCCGATCTTGCGCGCGCCCATTTCCTGAAGGTTCAGCACCACCAGCAGCGAGGTTTCCATGGAATCGCCCACGCTCACGAACACGATGTCCAGATCCTGGAAGCGCAGTTGCTGCAACACCGCGATGTCCGCCGCGTTGGCCTGGTAGACCTGCGCCAGCACATCCTGCGCCAGGCGCACGCGGGCCTCGCCGGTGTCCAGGCCCACCACGGTGTGGCCCATGCCGGTCAGGGTGCGGCCCAGTTGCAGGCCGAACTTGCCAAGGCCCACGATGCCGATTTCCAGTTTCTTCGCCACGTTCACCATGGTGGTGCTCCCGGA encodes the following:
- a CDS encoding potassium channel family protein, with product MVNVAKKLEIGIVGLGKFGLQLGRTLTGMGHTVVGLDTGEARVRLAQDVLAQVYQANAADIAVLQQLRFQDLDIVFVSVGDSMETSLLVVLNLQEMGARKIGVKAASIEHRKVLTRLGVDLVILPEHDVATHVAHRLANPGMLDLLPLGGGVLVQELMVDKWAGRTLLDLKLVNDYGVMVVAVKPAGGKEYRFVPQAHETLERGDALVVIGKQEDVLRLVP